The stretch of DNA tatttacctgcttgttttgttctgaattcaaattctgacacGAAAAATGAAATATCTAATTTGATACcttttgatacatacatacataaactcacgcctatttcccaccggggtaagcagagactatggaattccatttatcgctactgacgcacttctcttgcttcctccacattcatcaatcgtttcgtacacgcacgccgattcagagtagatcgtgataaaccttttctaaggacttctccaatttggtcaatgtacgtccttctaggttctttttaatataatataaatatataacaaataaataacatatcTAAAATACTTACTATAGGCATATACTATTCTAATTTGTCGATCTCTTCATAATATCGTTCAAAAGTAAATACTTTAtacactccaccaccaccacctaaCTCTCCTCAAACCCTCCTCCGTAACTCCTCCCCTCCCTACAACTCtctttttttgaaagaaaacaaaaactactgctacactaattaagttttctttggaaatcaaaacaaaaagtataactcaaggagattccaatcccgtcaatctcgaacgggttcttgtcatattatgcttcgggattgatcctgAAAAATCACTCGAGATCTCGCTGGATCACCACCTACCTGCCTGCACTATTCTGATCATCAAACTTTTCAAATTCCAGTTCATCGGTGACTCAAAGATGCCGATATGGCGTTTGAACCTGTGCGGAGGGAACGCCGCAGCCGTCGCAGCGAGGGCTGGTACCAAGCTGCTTCCGCCCAAGATCAGGATCGTGTGGAACCCGCCCACCTCGCCCTATCAACACACCGAGAAGCTGAGGCTTGTAGTCACCGCTGTCAAtagtggtaagtacctactgcgAAGTAGACAAGATTGAGAGTATATTcaaactaattaaaacacataataacgggttcttaccgcgtttaaaatatggatatgagactcccgatatttcgacactgttgcaagtgccattatcacgggatgactgatcatggcacttgcaacagtgttattttaaacgcggtaagaacccgttattatgtgttttaattatgataataaccgcttaaacttaaaacaatgtatattcaaactaatattataaatgggaaagtgtatgtgtgtgtctgtctgtttgtccgtctttcacggcgaTACGGAGCAACAAATTCACGTGATTTTtataagtggagatagttgaagagGTGGAGAATGACATAGGccactttttgtctctttctaacctcccacttccctaaaatggggggtggaagtttgtatggagcattctgcaattttcaaggtagaaaactaaaaattggtatgcagAGTATTTGCAACCTCATCAGCcgtggtgtaagggttattattgagccgctaaagacccATGGATATAGTTCACCAAAACAGGTTGcaggcagatttccaaaaaaaaaatacatgtacgATGTTTTTCTCGTCGAGACGACTTCACGAAAGAATACTTATTTTGAATCTACCCTCATTTGCAGGATCAGTCTGCAGCAACGACTCCCAATTCATATGCGGCGTGACCAGCCTGTGCATATCTTCGTACCTGGTGTGCGACGGAGTGAGGCACTGTCCGGGAGGTGAAGACGAGGACACCAGCGCGTGCGCACATCGGCGGGACCCCCCACTCCTGGAGCTGTTGCGGCGGTTCGCGGCGAGGAACCAGGAGTTGTTGGGATTGGATCAACCTGATGGAATGACCAAACCTTCTGTGATAAGTGAGTTTTAATTATACTGTACAGAGactaacacacatacatacataaactcacgcctatttcccaacggcgtatgcagagactatggaattctatttgttttgatcctgacacacttctcttgtttcctccacctACAGAGACTAagatatataaatagtacatttACTGATACTGCTAATTAGATTGAGTTTGTATTTCCTATgtgtggtacagtggttgagcgttaggctcacgatccggagatcctgggTTCGATGCCCGGTAAGGACCGTTAAAATAAACAGCttattatatacgtcccactgctgagcacaggcttcccctcaatcaaccggagggggtatggggcatactccaccacgctgctccaatgcgggttggtggaccgtttaacaaaaaatactttgtgagactgtcactTTTGGTCAGGACACTTCAAACTGAAatcactgattgtccgaaaaataagatgattccttgcttactacttacctactgatgtaagtacgtagagacacgagtcatgtcaggggcctttggcagctcaattatAAACCTGACgccccacgatagaagaagattgcttATCATCTGAACGATATAACTGAAAGCAGGCGATTTGAAACTTTCAGTGAAGATTACGGAGAGCGAACAGAAGTCCAACGCGTTCATGGAGTTTGCAGCGGCTCTCAAACCGTACGGTCCTTGGAGCTACCTCGTGGTGGGCATGCTGGTATGCGCCACCATACTCATGTTCTGCCTAGCTTGGGGTGAGTTAAGACACACTGTTCATTTTTCCACTAGTTCAAAAACTCAGTACCTATTTTATAGTTTTACCAGATTTTGGTCCTCGTGTACTTCGGTTATCGCACGCGGCACCGCACGTTTTGTCCATCTTTAAGATAACCGGGTCCAGCAGGGctaattatcgatcgattcagtcaattttgtcgaaatcagtAAGTTTGTTTTCCCCCCAAAATGCTCCTATTCTATGTTATTCCCTAAgtcgtatacctacatcttctggcatttgctaggtaagcacAATCCACTCTAGACCAAatcttcacttaccatcaagtgagattgtggtgaaacgcgagcctatgttattatattaatcTTAGACTTTAGTGCGCTGCCAAATTTCGACGTCACTACCAGTGCATAAATGCCGTAGGAAAAAATCGCACTTAATAAACAAGCCAGTAACAAAACCTTTTTTCTTCCAGAATGCTGTTGCAAGCGCTCCAAGCCGTCAGACACGCCGATCAACATCCCGCCATCTTGCATCGACCTGTCGCCAACAGTCACGGTGACAGCGGCGTCGCAGCAGCTGTTCACGTCGTCT from Pectinophora gossypiella chromosome 3, ilPecGoss1.1, whole genome shotgun sequence encodes:
- the LOC126380461 gene encoding uncharacterized protein LOC126380461 isoform X1, with the translated sequence MLTGYIVISLLVFNTFPSGSCSSLLCGRTKEVEVGSAAGASAALALALVRPPAAPQSPCQLRLAAPEAAAFTVRLIDVKTERSAEVFVKESFQEWSDRGLSEVHAPAPAAVAVPGRKWSARTGAAAQDTAAEPSAPLANATDACKLLIFIGDSKMPIWRLNLCGGNAAAVAARAGTKLLPPKIRIVWNPPTSPYQHTEKLRLVVTAVNSGSVCSNDSQFICGVTSLCISSYLVCDGVRHCPGGEDEDTSACAHRRDPPLLELLRRFAARNQELLGLDQPDGMTKPSVISDLKLSVKITESEQKSNAFMEFAAALKPYGPWSYLVVGMLVCATILMFCLAWECCCKRSKPSDTPINIPPSCIDLSPTVTVTAASQQLFTSSLPPSPPEYEPPPSYSSLFPRAFKSSPTPVPHCSHQQPPD
- the LOC126380461 gene encoding uncharacterized protein LOC126380461 isoform X3 gives rise to the protein MLTGYIVISLLVFNTFPSGSCSSLLCGRTKEVEVGSAAGASAALALALVRPPAAPQSPCQLRLAAPEAAAFTVRLIDVKESFQEWSDRGLSEVHAPAPAAVAVPGRKWSARTGAAAQDTAAEPSAPLANATDACKLLIFIGDSKMPIWRLNLCGGNAAAVAARAGTKLLPPKIRIVWNPPTSPYQHTEKLRLVVTAVNSGSVCSNDSQFICGVTSLCISSYLVCDGVRHCPGGEDEDTSACAHRRDPPLLELLRRFAARNQELLGLDQPDGMTKPSVISDLKLSVKITESEQKSNAFMEFAAALKPYGPWSYLVVGMLVCATILMFCLAWECCCKRSKPSDTPINIPPSCIDLSPTVTVTAASQQLFTSSLPPSPPEYEPPPSYSSLFPRAFKSSPTPVPHCSHQQPPD
- the LOC126380461 gene encoding uncharacterized protein LOC126380461 isoform X2 — protein: MLTGYIVISLLVFNTFPSGSCSSLLCGRTKEVEVGSAAGASAALALALVRPPAAPQSPCQLRLAAPEAAAFTVRLIDVKTERSAEVFVKESFQEWSDRGLSEVHAPAPAAVAVPGRKWSARTGAAAQDTAAEPSAPLANATDACKLLIFIGDSKMPIWRLNLCGGNAAAVAARAGTKLLPPKIRIVWNPPTSPYQHTEKLRLVVTAVNSGSVCSNDSQFICGVTSLCISSYLVCDGVRHCPGGEDEDTSACAHRRDPPLLELLRRFAARNQELLGLDQPDGMTKPSVIMKITESEQKSNAFMEFAAALKPYGPWSYLVVGMLVCATILMFCLAWECCCKRSKPSDTPINIPPSCIDLSPTVTVTAASQQLFTSSLPPSPPEYEPPPSYSSLFPRAFKSSPTPVPHCSHQQPPD
- the LOC126380461 gene encoding uncharacterized protein LOC126380461 isoform X4, translated to MLTGYIVISLLVFNTFPSGSCSSLLCGRTKEVEVGSAAGASAALALALVRPPAAPQSPCQLRLAAPEAAAFTVRLIDVKESFQEWSDRGLSEVHAPAPAAVAVPGRKWSARTGAAAQDTAAEPSAPLANATDACKLLIFIGDSKMPIWRLNLCGGNAAAVAARAGTKLLPPKIRIVWNPPTSPYQHTEKLRLVVTAVNSGSVCSNDSQFICGVTSLCISSYLVCDGVRHCPGGEDEDTSACAHRRDPPLLELLRRFAARNQELLGLDQPDGMTKPSVIMKITESEQKSNAFMEFAAALKPYGPWSYLVVGMLVCATILMFCLAWECCCKRSKPSDTPINIPPSCIDLSPTVTVTAASQQLFTSSLPPSPPEYEPPPSYSSLFPRAFKSSPTPVPHCSHQQPPD